A window of Mycolicibacterium holsaticum DSM 44478 = JCM 12374 genomic DNA:
CTCGGGGGGTTCAACGAGGTCGCAACGCGCCAGTACGAGGCCTGGATCCACGCCGTGACTTTGGGTGTGCGCGAGGGGATCGAGGAGGGTGATCTGCGGCCCGATCTCGATACGCGCAGGGCCAGCGAGTCGATCATCAGCGCGATGTTGGGCATCGAATTGCTTTCCAGTGCAATTGCTTCCGGGCCTGACGTGCTGGAGCGCTCAGCTTGGATGTGGGAGCTGCTGCTACCCGGGATCGTTACCGACGAATCGCTGCCCTACTTCCGCGCGTTCCTGGCCAGGGAGTCGATGCGGCGCTCGGCCTCCGATTAGCGGCTACAGTTCCCGGTCCCACAGCCGTTCGGTGAGGTCCTGGAACGTGGCAAGGGCCACCGGATCGTCACCTCGCAACAATGCCGACTTGCTCATCCTCGCCCGCACCACCGAGCCGTCCTGATGCAGCAGTTCGACGACCAGGTTGGCGTGGGCCCGCACCAACGATACGGCCGACTCGTCGGTCGGCATGGTGTGAAAGACCTCAGGAAACTTCAGCTTCGTGACGGCTTCGGGGGTATGACCCACCATGTCGCCGAACGCCGCGTTGGCGAATAGGATCTCACCGTCTTCGGCGATGGCAAGCACAGGCACCGGTAGCCGTTCGAGCACCACGAGCGCGGGCAACTCCCGCAACAACGCCATCGGTGATTTTCCGTCCTGACCGCCTCGCCGCCGCTCCATAACCCCGATTATTACGGTTGTCGCGTACGCCGTCATCCATGATCGGTTTACGGCACCCCACAATTCCGCGACTTAACTAACTAGGTTTACCCTGTGAGGGCCGCTCTGCAGACAGGGGATCGACGATGGACCTCAGGTGGTCAGATGCCGATATCGCCTTTCGCGATGAGGTGCGGGCATTTCTGGAAGACAAGCTGACGCCTGAGCTACGCCGCGCCGGCCGGTTGATGACCAGTGTCTACGCCGACCACGACGCGAGCATGGAGTGGCAGCGGATCCTGCACGAGCGCGGCTGGGCCGCCCCGGCATGGCCGGTCGAATACGGCGGCTGCGACTGGAGCCTCACCCAGCACTACATCTTCAGCCGGGAATCCACACTCGCCGGCGCGCCGTCGCTGTCCCCGATGGGCATCCGGATGGTGGCCCACGCGTTGATCGCGTTCGGCACCGACGAGCAGAAAGACTATTTTCTGCCCCGGATCCTGACCGGTGAGGTGTTCTTCTGCCAGGGCTACTCCGAACCGGAAGCGGGCTCGGATCTGGCCGCCTTGTCGATGGCGGCCGTCGTCGATGAATCGACCGGGGACCTCATCTGTACGGGCAGCAAGATCTGGACCACCCACGCCCGCGAAGCGAACTGGATGTTCGCGTTGGTGCGGACGTCCAGAACCCAGAAGAAGCAGCAAGGCATCACGTTCGTGCTCATCGACATGACCTCGCCGGGCATCCAGATCCGCCCGCTGGTGATGACCTCCGGCGAAGAGGTGCAAAACCAGGTCTTCTTCGACGAGGTCCGGGTGCCCACGAAGAACGTGCTGGGCGAGGTCGACGACGGCTGGACGGTGGCCAAGTACCTGCTGGAGTTCGAACGCGGCGGCGGCGCCTCCTCCCCCGCGCTGCAGGTGATGGCCGACGAGATCGCCGCCGTCGCCGCCGAGCAGCCGGCGCCCGACGGCGGAAAGCTGATCGACGACCCCGCCTTCGCCCGCAGGCTCGCCGATGCGCGCATCCGCACCGAAGTGCTGGAAATCCTCGAATATCGGGTGCTGGCGACAGTGGCCGAAGGTAAGAACCCCGGCGTCGCGTCGTCGATGCTGAAAGTGCTTGCCACCGAACTGAGTCAGGCCATCACCGAACTCGCGATGGAGGCGGCCGGTCCCCGCGGGCGGGCCTACCAACCCCATGGCACGTGTCCGGGCGGACCGGTGGCGCAGTTCGAGCCGCCGCCGGATGGCTACCTCAGCGGTGAACCGTGGCAGGCCGTCGCACCGCTGCGCTACTTCAACGATCGTGCCGGCTCGATATACGCCGGCAGCAACGAAATTCAGCGAAACATCCTGGCCAAAGCGGCTCTCGGACTGTGACGGAGGGCTTGCGATGGACTTCAAGCTGAGCAAGGAACAGGAACTGCTGCGCGACGGCCTGGTCAAGTTCCTGTCGACGCGGTACGACCTCGAGACGAGCCGGACCGCGGCCAAGACGGGCCCCGGGTGGCAGCCGGACGTCTGGGCGGGATTCGCCGACGAGCTGGGCATCCTGGGGGCGGCGTTGCCCGAGGAGGTCGGCGGCATCGGCGGCGGACCGGTCGAGATGATGGTTATCGCCGAGGCGCTGGGACAGGCGCTGGTGGTGGAACCGTACGTCGACACTGTCGTGGTAGCCGGTGGGCTGCTGCGCCGCGCCGGTGGCGCGGTGGCGACCTCGCTGCTGGAGCGCGTCGTCGCGGGAACGGCGGTGGTGGCCCTGGCCGCCACCGAAGCCGAGTCGGGTGGCAACTGGCTTGACGTGGCCACGGTTGCCGAACCCGACGGCGACGGCTGGGTGGTGCGCGGCACGAAAATCGTGGTGGCCAGCGCGCCGTTGGCGTCTCATCTCCTCGTCACCGCACGCACGGCCGGCGGGGTCTCGCTCTTCGCCGTCGACCTCGCGGATGCCGGTGAAGGCCTCAAGGCTCACCACTACCGGACCGTCGACGATCGCCGCGCGTCTGATCTGGTCTTCGACGGCCTGCGGCTACCGGGTGATGCGCTGCTCGGCGAAGAGGGTGCGGCAGGCCCGTCGTTGGAGCAGGCCCGCGACGAGGGGGCGGCCGCGGTGTGCGCCGAAGCCGTGGGGTGCATGCGAAAGGTGTTGGCCGACACCGTCGAATATGCCAAGCAGCGTCAGCAGTTCGGGCAGCCGATCGGCAGCTTCCAGGCGCTACAGCACCGGATGGTCGACATGCACACGGAGGTCGAGCAGTCGGTGGCCGCGGCCTATCTGGCGATCCTGAACCTGGACGCCGAACCGGCGGTGCGGGCGCGCGCGGTGTCGGCGGCCAAGGCCACGATCGGCCGGGCCGCGCGGTTCGTCGGCCAGCAGGCCGTGCAGTTGCACGGCGGGATGGGCATGACCGAAGAGCTCGCGATCGGTCACTACTTCAAACGGCTGACCGCGCTGCAGTACGAGTTCGGTTCGACCGACCACCATGTGACCCGGTACGCCAAACTGACCCGCGCCTGAGTACCTCGCTTCTCCGCCCAAAAGGGACAAAGGGGCGAGAAAGTCCCCGCCAAAGCGACGGTCTCGGCGCCGCAGGGCGCGTTCAGGCGTGCAGCCGCTGGTCGATGTAGGCGGTGACGACGTCGGTCAGGGCCCGCAACTCGCGACCGACGTCGATGGGTTCTGACACCGTCATCTTGGCCACCATCGCACCCATCAGCGTGGTCCAGATCAGGTTGCCGACGGCGTCGGCGTGCTCGGCGTCCAGACCCTCGGCGACGTAACGCCCGAGCCGGGTCAGTGTGGTGAACAGCTCGGCGAGATGACGCTGCTGCGCGCCGGTGCGGCCGGTGCGGGTTGCGATCAGGATCTCAAGGGCGGCAACCGATGTCGGGCTCAAGAAGGCGTCGGCCACCGCGTTGATCACCAGTTCGGCGCGCTGACGGCCGAAGCGTTCGCCCAGCCGGGGTTCAAGCTCACCCAGACAGGCCTGCAGTTGCGCGAAGCCTTCGTCGACGACGGCCATCAGCAATCCGTCGCGGTCGCCGAAGTGGTACTGGATCACCCCCCACGTCACGCCCGCGCGCTCGGTGATGTGCTTGGCGCTCGCCGCGCCGAACCCCTCGTCGAGCACGCAGCGGACGGTCTCGTCGATGACCATCGCTCGGGTTCTGTCCGCACGTTCCTGCTTGCCGTTCATGGGACGGCGCGGGGCGACGTTGCGGGTCATGGCCGAGCGCGACGGGTAGGCATCGACTGCTATTTCTTGAACCGCCCGGCAAAACCGCGCAGGGGTACGTCGGCGCTGGTGAGAATTCCCGGCGGCGCGTCGACGACCGACCGGATCGCGTGCAGGGCGGGCATACCGGTGACCGTCATACCGATCGACGCGAAGTTCGACGGATCCGACAGGTCCACACCGGGTTTCGGGAAGATCATGTGCTTGTTGTAGATGCACGGATCGCCCTTGATCTGGGTGATATAGCAGCCCTGGATGTCCCAGTGCGGGTCGGTGTGCGGGGTCATCTGCCACTCCAGGTGGGTCTCGACGCGCGGCACGCCGTCCACCATGCCCTGGTACTTGATGTAGTTGCCACCCAGCGATCCCTTCGGCAGCTGATACCACCCGAGGTCGACATCCTTTGTGCAGGCACCCAATTCGTAGGAGAACTTCACTTCGTCGAGTTCCAGGCCGAAGCAGTCGGCCATCATCAGCACGCTGTCAGCGAAGACGCGGGTGTACTTCTCGAGCATGCCCGGGATCTCCGGATCGTCGACGGGCCTGCCGTAGCCGACCTCGATCCAGGTGTCCTTGGAGTGATGGCAGGACACGTCGACGGATTCGACCGTGGTGACGTTCTCGATCTCGGCGACGTCGGCCGAACACACCACACCAAGGATCTGGTTCAGGCCGGGATTCATCCCGGTGCCGTAGAACGTCGAACCGCCCTTCTCACACGCCGCCGCCAACAGCTGCGACACCGGCTTGCCCGACGGGTGCGGGTGGTTGGTGTCGCGGTGCCAGCCGGTGATCCAGTCCGCGGTCGTGACGATGTTGATGCCCGCCTCGAGGACCTTGACGTACAGATCCTCGTCGGGGAACACCCCGTGGAAGGTCAGCACGTCGGGCTTGGCCGCCACGATTTCCTCCACGGTGCCGGTCGCCGTCACACCGACCGGATCGATACCGACGATCTCGCCGGCGTCGCGGCCGATCTTTTCTGCTGTGTAGCAATGCAATCCAACCAGCTGCAGATCGGGATACCCGCCGATCCGCTTGATCATCTCGGTGCCGAGGTTGCCGGTCGCTACTTGGAAGACACGGATGGGGCGTGCGCTCATACGGGGTCGACCTTTCTCAGGGTGTACGCGCGGCGGCCGTGCCGCCGGGCCCGTCGGGATAGAACTGGGTGGCCCACTTGCGGATCGCGGTGAAGCCCTCGTACTCAGAACCGGCCAGTGCGGGGGGATCCGAATAGCGTTGGTGCGACCAGATGTGAATGTCCTGGGTGAACTGTCGGACGACTTCCTCACCGAACTGTCGAGCCTTCGCCTCGGCGCGCGCGGGGTCCTTGACAGCGGTTCTGGGGCGGCCGATGTAGACCATGAAGCGCACGTCGGAGGTGCGCTCGTCGACGGGGGTGACCGCCGAGATGGTCCGGTTGTCCACCATGCCCCAACTCTTGGTGACAGCGATGCCCAACCCGCCGTTGATCGCCTCGACGCCGCTCTTGACGTCGTCGATCGACTGGCTTTCGTCCCCCTCGAAGGTGATGGTGAAGTCGACGAACGACACCGGCTGCGCAAAATCGTGGCGGGTGAACACCGGCACGATCGGCGTCTTGTGCACATACTTGAAATGCGCGAAGTCAACCCCGTTTTCGAGGACGTATTGCGGATGCAGTTCCAGCGATTCGCGAAACAGCGTCATCTGCGGGTAGTAATCATCCGCGCTGCTGTCGTCGGCGAAGCTCGCGAACACGTCGGGTGCCTCGAAATACGGTGGTCGCTCGTCGATGTCGTGCCAGATGTAGATCGACTCGTTGCGCTCGGTGACTGGGTAGCTGCGGATGCGCCTGCCCCGGTTGGGGCGGCTCTCGTAAGGGATGCACACGTTGCGTCCCTCCTTGTTCCACTGCCAACCGTGGAACGGGCACTGGATGACCTCGCCCTCCACCTGGCCCCCGTAACCGAGGTGGGCGCCGAGATGCTCGCAGTAGGCGTCCATCACCACGGCCTCACCGGACGCGGTGCGCCAGCCGATCATCTCGCGGTCGAAGTACTTCATCCGCCGGACCTCGCCCGGTGAAATCTCGGCCGACCATGCGACCTGAAACCATCCGGTGGGCTTCATCGACAACGGCGGCTTGGCCATCGACGTCCTCTCTTCGACCCGGGCCGGACGGCAAAATGATAGAGCACTCAATGTTAAAAACGCCAGTGGTTGGCCCGCGCGACGACCAGGCCGGACACAATGATCGCGTGGCCAACCGCATACAGACCCTGCTCGGCGTCGACTACCCCGTCGTCCAGGCACCGATGACCTACATCGCCCGCGCTGAACTCGCCGCGGCGGTCTCCGACGCCGGCGGGCTCGGCATGATCGAAACGCTCACCCCGCAGGGCCGCGCAGACCTGTTGCGGGTGCGTGAGCTCACCGACAAGCCGGTCGCGGCGAACCTGATGATCCAGGGCTGGAAAACCGACCCGTCCATCGTCGACACGCTGGCCGCGGCCGGAGTTCGGCACGTCTTCACCTCCGCGGGTGATCCGGGTCTGTTCACCGCCCGGTTGCACGACGCCGGCATGACGGTCGTCCACGTCGTCGGATCGCTGAAGGGTGCGCTGAAGGCCGCCGACGCGGGCGTGGACGCGTTGGTGGTCGAGGGTGTCGAGGGCGGCGGGTTCAAGTCGCTGCTGGGCGCGTCGACGGTCGTGCTTCTGCCACTGGTCGCCGATCACGTCGAGTTGCCGATCATCGCGGCCGGCGGCATGTGCGATGCCCGGTCGGCCGCGGCCGCGTTGGTGTTGGGCGCCGAGGGGGTTCAGATGGGCACGCGGATGCTGGCCAGCCTGGAGTCCGCAGTGCACGCCAATTTCAAGGACGCAATCGTGGCGGCCGACGACTCGGGCACGGTGCTTCTCGCCGTTCCCGGCAACCCGACGATGCGGGTGCTGCGCACCGGGTTGGCCGCCCGGGTGGCGGCCAACGATCCCGAAGCCGAACTCCTCGGCAAGATCACCCAGCTCTACTTCGACGGTGACATGGACGCCAGCGTCGCCAATACCGGGCAGGTTTCGTCGCGCATCGCCGACGTGCTACCGGTGTCCGAGATCGTGCAACGGACATGGAAGGAAATCCAGACGGCGCTGGCCGGGGCGCACTCCCGGACGGGTGCGTGACGACGCCGGGGTACTAGGCGACTTCCTCCAGCGTGCGCACGGTGCGTGCGGCCTGCGGGCAAACCGCCCGTGCGGTCCGCGGGCCTCGGGCGCGCTGACGCAGCGTGATCAGCGTGCCAGACCGCACGACGCCGAGCGGTCCGGGCCCGGCGAAGCGTGCGATACCGCTTGCCCGCACCGCGAACGCGGCCTTGGCCTGGCGGTATCCGAGGCGGATACCTGCGGCGACGATGATCAGCAGGCCCGCGACACCCGGCAGCGCAAGCGCGGCCAGCGCGGTCAACGAAGCGGGCACCAGCACTGCGCTGACGACGTGGTCCAGGAACGACTTCGCGGCCGGTGAGTTGACAGTTTCGGGAGCTGACGCCACCGTCCCGGAAACCGACAGCGGCTGGTTCAGTCCGTTGCTGACGATGGTTCCGAGCCCGGCGCGGGGCGTCTTCGCGCCGAACAACGACGCACCGGCGGGCGCGACGTACAGCGCCGGCGACACTTGCGGGCCGAAAAGCGGGGCCGCTGTGCTGGGCGCCGGCGTGGGGCGCTCCGAAGGAACCACTCCGGGGAACACCGGCAGCGTGGTCGGCGGCATGGTGACCATCAGCGCGTACAAGTTCGACGGGACGTACACGATCGGGACGATCGCACCGGCAACCGTGGTGAGCATGTACTGCATCGAGGTGATGACGTCGGTGATCGGGGTCTTCGAGGTCGGCAGCGCCGCTAGGGTGCGCGGCACTGTCTCCATCACCTGCACCACCGTGGTGAACGCATTGGTGATCGGCTCGATGGCCTTCAGGAACTGGGCGGAGTAGTAAGGCGAGAACCTGTCCTGCATGCCCTGCCCCGGTGTGGGCGTGCGGGTCAGCGCCGACTGCACGGCGTCGCGCCAACTCGACGCCGTCGACGACGATGCGGTGGGCGTGGTCGAGGCGGCAGCCGGGGTAGTGGTCGCCGGCGTGGTGACGGCCAGGTCATCAGCGGGGGCGGTGTCCGCCGCGGACTCCTCTTCCTCCTCGGCCGCGACGTCCTCCGGGTCCGGGGTCAGGGCGGCCGAGTCATCGTCGTCGGCGTCGACGTCCGCCGCGCCGGTGAGGCCGTTGAAGAACGACGTGATTCGCTGCCTGGCCTGTCCAAAGGGACGAGTGACGTCCGAATCGTCGTCAACGCCGGCTTGCACCGTCGCCGCGCCCGTCGTGCCCTTCGTTGAACTGGTGTCCGCGTCGTCGGACAGCCCGCCCGCCGACGCGGAACTCTGGCTGGTACTAGCCGTACCTTGACCGGAAGTCGACGAACCGCCCGAGTCGGTGTCCGCCGCGGCGACCGCGCCGGCACTGCCGATGAACAGGCCTAATGCGAGCGTGCACACGCCCGCTGAGATGCGCAAAACTGACGTAGGGATGATCGCCTCCGTCCAGCAAGCCCCCGCCCGCGAATAGTCGGTCGCCATTGTCGCACAGAGTGACGGGCAACTGCACCAATCCGCTGCGAATCCGCCCGTCGACGCGCCGCTGCTCGGAGGCACGATTCGACCCGTCCGCCACTTCTGCATCAGGGACTCAGATCCGTCCCAGGCACAGCCCGGTGCAGAAATGCTCGACGCCGACACTTGTTCTGAGCCGTCGCGCGACGCAACGATGTGACCGTGCCGCGAACACAGCGCGTGCTGGTTTTGGGAGCCGGATTCGCCGGTTTGTGGGCGGCGCTGGGAGCCGCGCGGCGCCTCGACGAACTCGAGGTGCCCGACGGTGCCGTCGACGTCACCGTCGTCAGCACGCAGCCGTTTCACGACATTCGGGTCCGCAACTACGAGGCCGATCTGAGCCCGTGCCGGATTCCGCTGCAGCCCCTCCTCGCGACGGCCGGCGTCGGCCATATTGCGGCAGAGGTGACCGGCATTGACGCCTCGTCGGCGACCGTGCGCACGGCCGACGGCGCAACGCTCGGCTACGACCGCCTCGTGCTGGCGCTGGGCAGCAGGGTGGTCAAACCGGACCTGCCCGGGCTGAGTGAATTCGGTTTCGACGTCGACACATACGACGGCGCGACGAAACTTCACACCCACCTGCAGGATCTGGCCCGACATGCACCCGGTCCCGCGACCGCCACGGCGGTGGTCGTCGGCGCCGGCCTCACCGGCATCGAGATCGCCAGCGAGTTGCCGTCCATGCTGACCGATGTACTCGGCCCGTCGGTCACGCCCCGGGTGTTCCTCGTCGACCGCAACCCGCGTGTCGGCTCCGACATGGGCGAGTCGGCTCGGCCGGTCATCGAGGACGCCTTGGCGCGCAACGGCGTCGAGGCCTTCACCGGTGTCGGCGTCAACGCCGTCGACGGAAACGGCGTGACGCTGTCGTCGGGCGAGGTGGTGCATGCGGCCACCGTGGTGTGGTGCGCCGGGATGCGCGCGAATCCGTTGACCGCGCACCTCGGTGTGCCCCGTGACAGCCTGGGCCGGCTGCCCGTCGACGATTATCTACGCGTCCAAGGTGTTGCCGGAGTGTTCGCCGCCGGGGATGTGGCCGCGGCCAGGATGGACGACGAACACGTCTCGGTGATGTCGTGTCAGCACGGCAGGCCGATGGGCCGCTACGCCGGCTACAACGTCATCGGTGACCTGCTGGGCGCTCCCCTACTGGCGCTGCGAATCCCTTGGTATGTCACGGTTCTCGACCTCGGTCGCGCCGGAGCGGTCTACACCGAAGGCTGGGAGCGTCGGGTCGTCAGCACCGGCGCAGAGGCCAAGGCCACCAAGAAGACGATCAACCGCGAGCGCATCTATCCCCCGCTCACCGGTGACCGTGCCGCCCTGCTCGCCGCGGCGGCCCCGCAGATACAGGCCGCGCCGGCATACGGGCATTAGGGCTTGCCGTTGCGCTCGCGGTGTTTGCATCCCGGCCAGCAGCACGGCCGGCGCATGCCCTCTTCCAGTTCTTCCTGGGTGCG
This region includes:
- a CDS encoding PAS domain S-box protein, with translation MALLRELPALVVLERLPVPVLAIAEDGEILFANAAFGDMVGHTPEAVTKLKFPEVFHTMPTDESAVSLVRAHANLVVELLHQDGSVVRARMSKSALLRGDDPVALATFQDLTERLWDREL
- a CDS encoding acyl-CoA dehydrogenase family protein; translated protein: MDLRWSDADIAFRDEVRAFLEDKLTPELRRAGRLMTSVYADHDASMEWQRILHERGWAAPAWPVEYGGCDWSLTQHYIFSRESTLAGAPSLSPMGIRMVAHALIAFGTDEQKDYFLPRILTGEVFFCQGYSEPEAGSDLAALSMAAVVDESTGDLICTGSKIWTTHAREANWMFALVRTSRTQKKQQGITFVLIDMTSPGIQIRPLVMTSGEEVQNQVFFDEVRVPTKNVLGEVDDGWTVAKYLLEFERGGGASSPALQVMADEIAAVAAEQPAPDGGKLIDDPAFARRLADARIRTEVLEILEYRVLATVAEGKNPGVASSMLKVLATELSQAITELAMEAAGPRGRAYQPHGTCPGGPVAQFEPPPDGYLSGEPWQAVAPLRYFNDRAGSIYAGSNEIQRNILAKAALGL
- a CDS encoding acyl-CoA dehydrogenase family protein: MDFKLSKEQELLRDGLVKFLSTRYDLETSRTAAKTGPGWQPDVWAGFADELGILGAALPEEVGGIGGGPVEMMVIAEALGQALVVEPYVDTVVVAGGLLRRAGGAVATSLLERVVAGTAVVALAATEAESGGNWLDVATVAEPDGDGWVVRGTKIVVASAPLASHLLVTARTAGGVSLFAVDLADAGEGLKAHHYRTVDDRRASDLVFDGLRLPGDALLGEEGAAGPSLEQARDEGAAAVCAEAVGCMRKVLADTVEYAKQRQQFGQPIGSFQALQHRMVDMHTEVEQSVAAAYLAILNLDAEPAVRARAVSAAKATIGRAARFVGQQAVQLHGGMGMTEELAIGHYFKRLTALQYEFGSTDHHVTRYAKLTRA
- a CDS encoding TetR/AcrR family transcriptional regulator, with the protein product MTRNVAPRRPMNGKQERADRTRAMVIDETVRCVLDEGFGAASAKHITERAGVTWGVIQYHFGDRDGLLMAVVDEGFAQLQACLGELEPRLGERFGRQRAELVINAVADAFLSPTSVAALEILIATRTGRTGAQQRHLAELFTTLTRLGRYVAEGLDAEHADAVGNLIWTTLMGAMVAKMTVSEPIDVGRELRALTDVVTAYIDQRLHA
- a CDS encoding NAD(P)H-dependent amine dehydrogenase family protein yields the protein MSARPIRVFQVATGNLGTEMIKRIGGYPDLQLVGLHCYTAEKIGRDAGEIVGIDPVGVTATGTVEEIVAAKPDVLTFHGVFPDEDLYVKVLEAGINIVTTADWITGWHRDTNHPHPSGKPVSQLLAAACEKGGSTFYGTGMNPGLNQILGVVCSADVAEIENVTTVESVDVSCHHSKDTWIEVGYGRPVDDPEIPGMLEKYTRVFADSVLMMADCFGLELDEVKFSYELGACTKDVDLGWYQLPKGSLGGNYIKYQGMVDGVPRVETHLEWQMTPHTDPHWDIQGCYITQIKGDPCIYNKHMIFPKPGVDLSDPSNFASIGMTVTGMPALHAIRSVVDAPPGILTSADVPLRGFAGRFKK
- a CDS encoding Rieske 2Fe-2S domain-containing protein codes for the protein MAKPPLSMKPTGWFQVAWSAEISPGEVRRMKYFDREMIGWRTASGEAVVMDAYCEHLGAHLGYGGQVEGEVIQCPFHGWQWNKEGRNVCIPYESRPNRGRRIRSYPVTERNESIYIWHDIDERPPYFEAPDVFASFADDSSADDYYPQMTLFRESLELHPQYVLENGVDFAHFKYVHKTPIVPVFTRHDFAQPVSFVDFTITFEGDESQSIDDVKSGVEAINGGLGIAVTKSWGMVDNRTISAVTPVDERTSDVRFMVYIGRPRTAVKDPARAEAKARQFGEEVVRQFTQDIHIWSHQRYSDPPALAGSEYEGFTAIRKWATQFYPDGPGGTAAARTP
- a CDS encoding NAD(P)H-dependent flavin oxidoreductase, translated to MANRIQTLLGVDYPVVQAPMTYIARAELAAAVSDAGGLGMIETLTPQGRADLLRVRELTDKPVAANLMIQGWKTDPSIVDTLAAAGVRHVFTSAGDPGLFTARLHDAGMTVVHVVGSLKGALKAADAGVDALVVEGVEGGGFKSLLGASTVVLLPLVADHVELPIIAAGGMCDARSAAAALVLGAEGVQMGTRMLASLESAVHANFKDAIVAADDSGTVLLAVPGNPTMRVLRTGLAARVAANDPEAELLGKITQLYFDGDMDASVANTGQVSSRIADVLPVSEIVQRTWKEIQTALAGAHSRTGA
- a CDS encoding NAD(P)/FAD-dependent oxidoreductase; amino-acid sequence: MPRTQRVLVLGAGFAGLWAALGAARRLDELEVPDGAVDVTVVSTQPFHDIRVRNYEADLSPCRIPLQPLLATAGVGHIAAEVTGIDASSATVRTADGATLGYDRLVLALGSRVVKPDLPGLSEFGFDVDTYDGATKLHTHLQDLARHAPGPATATAVVVGAGLTGIEIASELPSMLTDVLGPSVTPRVFLVDRNPRVGSDMGESARPVIEDALARNGVEAFTGVGVNAVDGNGVTLSSGEVVHAATVVWCAGMRANPLTAHLGVPRDSLGRLPVDDYLRVQGVAGVFAAGDVAAARMDDEHVSVMSCQHGRPMGRYAGYNVIGDLLGAPLLALRIPWYVTVLDLGRAGAVYTEGWERRVVSTGAEAKATKKTINRERIYPPLTGDRAALLAAAAPQIQAAPAYGH